TTAAAAGGTGGCCACTCCTTTCCTGCTGGAATATTGAAAACCCTGTTTGAGCTCAGCCTTCTCTCCTAGTTAGCAACTAATTGCTCTCCCATGGAGTCACTcgctgttgacattaattcttctggtcaCTTGACTTggggctgctgcttttgttgaatatGAATGTTTAGCCTCTGATGGGTCCAGCACTCTTTGGCCCATATCTCCTTTGTCACTCTTGCATCCAgtctatctcttctccttacagtGACACGGTCTATTTAATGCCAGTGTTTGCTTGAAGGGTACGTCCATGAACTTTCATTGCCTTTAGAATGGTAATGAGAAGGTCCTGAGCTGCATAAATCTTCAGTAACCATTGCTATTACATATTTTGAGGTGTGCATATCATTTTCTGTCTATGTGTTTGATTGTTTTCTTCAGATGTAGAGACCAAGTTTGAAGTAGATGAGATGCCTAGAAAGGTGTGCCTATTTATGGAAGAATGTGACCTACAAAGATTCATGAGTGATGCTCCCTGGAACTTCAGTTTGAGAGAAATTCATGACTTTATTCTCAAAGTAGATAAAAACCCAAAGAGTGACTGTGACTTGGATGAAATTGGAAAGAGATTCAGACAGTCTTCTATCCTAAGTCACTGTAAGAAAATGACCTCAGAGAGTGACTGTCCTCCAGACATTGAATATAGGAAGTGCTTTATAGAACATGTAAAGTTTTTTCAGTCTGTGGAGAAGGCTGCTGGAATGCAAATGTGTCCCAGTAATCAGTGGGAGATGGCTGTGAGCTGGAGTTCAGACATCAATAAGCATCAGAAAATTGATACTGACGAAATGCTTTCTGTAAATAATGAAGGTGGGAAGGCCTTGAGTCAGAACTCTGAGCACATTATACAGCAGCAAATTCCTGTTAGAAAGGAATCTGTTGAATACAAAAAGCAGGAAgttcagagaatccacactggagagaaacttaATGAGTGTCATCAttgtggaaaagctttcacacAGAGGTCCAGTTTTATTGTACATAAGAGAggccacagtggagagaaaccttatgaatgtaatcagtgtggaaaggctttcacacgaAGGGGGAGGCTTActaaacatcagaaaatccatTGTGGaaagaagccttatgaatgtaatcagtgtggaagtGCTTTCACACAAAGGTGCAATCTTACTACACATCAGAAAATGCACCGTGGAGAGAAgctttatgaatgtaatcagtgtggaaaggcttttacacaaAGGTGCCATCTTACtacacatcagaaaatccaccgTGGAGacaagccttatgaatgtaatcagtgtggaaaggctttcaaacACAACTTCATTCTTGTtttacatcagagaattcacactggagagaaaccttatgaatgcaatgaatgtggaaagactttcacgtATAGCTCcagtcttgctgcacatcagaaaatccaccgtggcgagaagccttatgaatgtaatcagtgtggaaaggctttcacccTAAGGGGCAATCTTACtacacatcagaaaatccaccgtggagagaagccttatgaatgtattcagtgtggaaaagctttcacacAAAGGTGCCATCTTActaaacatcagaaaatccactgTAGGGAGAAACCTTacgaatgtaatcagtgtggaaaggctttcacacaaagGTCCGATCTTACGACACATCAGATAATCCACcgtggagagaagccttatgaatgtaatcagtgtggaaaggctttcacacacaACTCCATTCTTGTtttacatcagagaatccaccgtg
This Trichosurus vulpecula isolate mTriVul1 chromosome 2, mTriVul1.pri, whole genome shotgun sequence DNA region includes the following protein-coding sequences:
- the LOC118837753 gene encoding zinc finger protein 665-like; its protein translation is MAPATLRPSSQELVTFKDVVVDFTEEEWCLLDHSQKKLYIEVMLENIQNLLSLDVETKFEVDEMPRKVCLFMEECDLQRFMSDAPWNFSLREIHDFILKVDKNPKSDCDLDEIGKRFRQSSILSHCKKMTSESDCPPDIEYRKCFIEHVKFFQSVEKAAGMQMCPSNQWEMAVSWSSDINKHQKIDTDEMLSVNNEGGKALSQNSEHIIQQQIPVRKESVEYKKQEVQRIHTGEKLNECHHCGKAFTQRSSFIVHKRGHSGEKPYECNQCGKAFTRRGRLTKHQKIHCGKKPYECNQCGSAFTQRCNLTTHQKMHRGEKLYECNQCGKAFTQRCHLTTHQKIHRGDKPYECNQCGKAFKHNFILVLHQRIHTGEKPYECNECGKTFTYSSSLAAHQKIHRGEKPYECNQCGKAFTLRGNLTTHQKIHRGEKPYECIQCGKAFTQRCHLTKHQKIHCREKPYECNQCGKAFTQRSDLTTHQIIHRGEKPYECNQCGKAFTHNSILVLHQRIHRGEKPYECNECGKTFTYSSSLAAHQKIHRGEKPYECNQCGKAFTQRSNLTTHQKIHCGEKPYECNECGKTFRCSYSLAAHENIHTGEKLYECNECGKNFTYSSSLAAHQKIHRGEKLYECHQCGKAFTQRCNLTTHQKIHRGERPYECNQCGKAFTHRCNVTKHQKIHSREKPYECNQCGKAFTQRYNLTTHQKIHRGEKPYECYQCGKAFTHRSNLTKHQKIHSRGKPYECNQCGKAFTQRSDLTTHQKIHRGEKSYECNECGKTFTHSYSLAVHQRIHTGEKPYECNECGKAFTHSSHLAAHQRLHSGERPYECKQCGKTFKHRGNLAVHQKIHTREKP